Below is a genomic region from Halorussus salinus.
AGGAGCGAGAGCGCGCCGACCGAGGAGACGACGAACAGTGCGACCTCCGCCTGCGAAGCGGTGCCCGCGAGAACGCTCGACAGGTAGCTGCCGGGGAGTATCACCGCGAACAGCGCGTAGGTGAGCGCGACGAAGTGCCGCCACGAGAGCGCGAGCGGGCCGACCGACACCGACTTCACGCTTCCGGCGACGAGCGCGGCGACGCCAGCGAGCGCCATCGCGGGGACGACGACGCTCGCGGTGAACGCCCCGACCCCGAAGACGGCGACGAACGCTCCGACGAGGAGCAGGTCGAAGACGCCGAGATACCGGAACGAAGATTGTTTCATAGCGACACGTCCACCGGAAGCGACCTAAAAGTAGCGTCCGGCGGCCGCGAGCATTCGACGAACGTCAAGGTCTGGCGACCGCGAGCGTTCGGCGACCGCCAAGGTCTGGCGGCCGCGAGCGTTCGGCGACCGTCAAGGTTTGGCGACCGCGAACGTCCGACTGTCACGAGTCCCCGCCGAAGAGTGAGTCTTTAACCGACGCTCCGCCTATCGACGCACATGACACACTTCCCGGAGTTCGAAGTCGTGCCCGCGGTGGACATGCAGGACGGCGAGGTCGTCCAGTTGGTCGCTGGCGAGCGCGGCACCGAGACGACCTACGGCGACCCCGTGGCGGCCGCCGAGCAGTGGGTCGAGCGTGGTGCCGAGACCCTGCACCTCGTGGACTTGGACGGCGCGTTCGAGGGCGAGCGCGGGAACGCCCCGGCGGTCGAGGCGGTCCTTGACGCGGTGGGCGAGGGCGTGGACGTGCAGTTGGGCGGGGGCATCCGGACCGTCGAGGACGCGACCGACCTCCTCGGTCGCGGCGTGGACCGCGTAATTTTGGGCACCGCGGCGGTCGAGAACCCCGAAATCGTCGCGGAGATATCGGCGGAGTACCCCGGTTCGGTCACGGTGAGCCTCGACGCGAAGGACGGCGAGGTCGTCGTCTCGGGGTGGACCGAGGGCACGGGACTCGACCCCGCCGAGGCCGCGGCGCGCTACGAAGAACTGGGCGCTGGCGCGATTCTGTTCACCGACGTGGACGTGGAGGGCCAACTCGCTGGCGTCCAGACCGACCGCGTGCGCGAGGTGGTCGAAGCGGTCGATATCCCGGTCGTGGCGTCCGGCGGCGTCGCCACACTGGACGACGTGCGGGCGCTCCGCGACGCGGGGGCCGCCGCCGTCGTCGTCGGAACCGCGCTCTACGAGGGCGAGTTCACGCTCGAAGAAGCGAAGTCGATTTGAGTCGCGGGTCAGCGAGCGAGCGCACCGACGGCGGCGGTCAGTCGGGCGGTCAACCGCCGTTCGGCCGGTCGCGCTCGCCGTTCGGCCAGCAGGTACGCGCTGGTGACGAGCAGTGGCACACCGAGGACTCCTCCGTCGCCGAGCGACAGGAGTCCGCCCACGAACAGTCCGAGGAGCGTCAGGGCGTCTCTCTTTTGTATCTCCATCTTCCCAACAGGAATTACGGTCAACTATTTAATATAAGTTCGTCAGACGCTCGTCACATCCCCGCGCCGGAGGCCGTCACTGCGCGCCGGAGGGCAACGACCTTGTGGCTCGGGACGAACTGTCGGGTATGAGCGACCGAACCGCCGCGGTGACCCGCGAGACCGCGGAGACCGACATCGACGTGACCCTCGACGTGGACGGCGACGGCGACGCCACCGTCGAGACCGGCGTGGGCTTTTTCGACCACATGCTCGAAAGCTTCGCCAAGCACGGCCTGTTCGACCTGACGGTGCGCTGTGACGGCGACCTCGACATCGACGACCACCACACCGTCGAGGACGTGGCCATCACGTTGGGCGACGCCTTCGAGGAGGCCCTCGGCGACAAGCGCGGCATCGAGCGATTCGCCGACCGAAAGGTCCCGCTGGACGAGGCGGTCGCGGGCGTCGTCGTGGACGTGAGCGGGCGACCCCTCTTCGAGTTCGACGGCGAGTTCTCCCAGTCCAGCGTCGGCGAGATGACGAGTCACATGGCCAAGCACTTCACCCGCTCGCTGGCCATGAACGCGGGCCTGACCCTGCACGTCGCTATCTCGGGCGAGAACGCCCACCACGAAATCGAGGCGATGTTCAAGTCGCTCGCGCGGGCGCTGGACGACGCGACGAGGATAGACGAACGCCGGAGCGACGTGGCGAGTACAAAGGGACAGTTGTAACGCCGAGCGAAGTCGCCACGGCGCTTCGGACCGGAATCAGTCCTCGGCTTCGGCCGTGATTCGGTACACGTCGCCGTCGTACTCGACGAAGTACGGTTCGCAAACGCCGAAGGGCGGCCGAGACGAGTCGTACTCCTCTATCGTGATCGCCTCGGAGTCGTACTCGCGGAGGAGTCCGAGCGCGTCGCGCAGTTGGTCGCGCCGCAGGACCTGCTCGGCGATCAGTCGCCGAGGGTCTGCGTCCGCGGGCGGAGTATCGACTCGGGCGAGGTCGTATTTCGCGGGACGACTCCACTCGTCGTCGGGGTCCCCGCGCGTCGAGGTCGCGGTCAACGAGTCGCCACCGCGCTCGACGCTCGCAATCGCGTCGCTCGGCGTCACTTTCACGGGGTCGCCGAGCAGGTCGAACGCGACTGCGTGGGTCACGCGGTCGTCCATGCCGACGGTGAAGGCGTACCGACCGCCGCCCAGATATCCCACGTCGTGGCCATCCTCGCATGTGACTGGTTCGCCGTGGAAGACGCGCAGGGCGTCCGTTCGGGTGGTTCCGGGAGAAAGATGCGTGAGTGGAAGCGGCGTCACCTCCGGCGCGACGCGGTACCAATCTCCGTCCGAGAGTTTGTAGAGGTGCCACTCCAGCGGGTTCCCCTCGACGACATCGTGGGAACGGTTGACGAACTCGAAGTCGAGGCGACCCGGAACGACGGCCTCCTCCGCACTCGGTGTCAGATACACCTCGGTCGTCGAGTCGGCCTCGTGGTACCACGCCATCTCGTCGGCGTCCGGAAGCAGAGGGAGGCCGATTCCGGCGAACTGCGAGTCCCCGTCCGGACCGGGAGCGTCGGTGTCCCAAATAGCGACCGAGAACCCCTCAGACGGGCTACCGAAACGGTATCGACCCGGCGCGACGTCGTCCGCGTCGGGGTGGCCGAGCAGGTAGTACTCCCCGGCTACCTCCTCGTCGGGGTCGAGCCAGAGGGATTCGGGTTGTTCCGGCGGGACCTCGGTTACGTGCCAGTGGCCGTTTTCTCGGCGTTCGTACTCCGGAGACGACTCGACGAGCGGGTGTTCCTCGGTCGGCGCGAGATAGAGAGTCGCGTCGTCGGAACGGTCCGACCCACGTAGGCGTGAGAAACTGACGCGGTCGAACGGTGGTATCGAACTCGTCCGGAACTTGGCTCGGAACTCGTTCCAGTTGGTAGCCGTCGCTCGGAGGACGGCTGGCGCGTCGCTGGTCGCCGTCGTGACCCACTCCAACTGGACGCTGGCCCCGGTCGCGGTGCCGTATCCCGTCGAGACGAGCGACGCGGTGCGAGGCCCTGTCTGCAGGTCGATGACCTCCGGTTGGCGTCGCGACATGTAGTGACCGACGGCCCAGTCCCACATGAAGATGGTAGGAACGACCGGGAGACCCTTAAGAGGCGCTTCCGTTAGCAAAGCCATGTTCGACGAGATTATGCAGAAGTTCGAGGGCAGTCCCTCCCAACAGGCGGTCATCCGACTGCTCCTCGAACGGGGCTTCTCGGTCAACGACGAGGGGCGGGTCGTCTCCGGGAGCATCGAGATTCCCAACACCCAAATCGCCCGCGAAATCGACGTAGACCGGCGCGTCGTGGACTCCACGACCGACGCCATCCTCGAAGACGAGGAGTTGCGCCGCATCTTCCAGAACATCTCCTCGATTCCGAGCCTGATGGACCTCGCGCCCGTCCTCGATTTGCACGTCCTGACCGTGGACGTGTCCGACGCCGACCGGCCCGGCATCGTGGCGACCATCACGACCCTGCTGGCCGACGACGGCATCTCCATCCGCCAGACCGTCAGCGAGGACCCCGAGTTCACCGACGACCCGCGCCTCTATCTGGTGACCGACGAGGAGGTCCCCGGCGACCTGCTGAACGAACTGAAGCGCCTCGACTTCGTGCGGAAAATAGAACTCCAGTGAGTCGTCGCGGAGTCTCCACCGACCCGCGCCAACCGGTCAGGGGGACGCGTCGTCGAGCGACTTGCGGTAGGTGAGGACCTCGAACCGGCCGCGCTCGCGGGCGTCGGTCCGCTCGTAGCCGTGTTTCTCGTAGAGACCCTGCGCGGCCCGCTGGCGGGCGGTCGTTTCGAGGACGAGTTCGCCGTAGCCGAGTCTCGCGGCGGCCGCTTCGAGTTCGACCAGCACGGCCTCGCCGAACCCTCGGCGGTGGTGGTCGGGGTCTACCCGCATCCGAGTCACCTCGGCCGTCTCGCCGTCGCGGGGTTTCAGGCCGCCCATCGCGACGACCGCGCCGTCGAGTTCGCCGACCAGAAACTCCCCGCCGGGGTCGATGTAGGTCTCCTCGACCGCCCGCAGGTCGTCGGTCCAGCCCTCCTCGTCGGGTCTCGCGTCCACCGCTTCGAGGGCCTCGCGCTCTAAGGTCAGCACGCGGTCGCCGTCGCTCGGTTCGTAGCGCCGCAGTCGGAGGTCCGCCGTCACGCTCGGACCGAGGAGAGCCGCGCTGAAAAGCCGCCCGCCTCCGAGCGGGACCGGGCGGTGCGGTCGCCGCGCCGGTGGCTCCCCCGCGGAGCGTCGCGCCCACCTATTTCCGTGTCCGACCCGTAGACGACTGCCATGACCTTCGACTCGAACCGACGCCGGTTCCTCGCGCTCGCGGGCGCGACCGGCGCGGTCGGACTCGCTGGCTGTGCCGGAGACGCGCCGTCGGCCGACGGGAACGCGACCACCGAGGAGACCGACTCGGACGGGACGACGACCGGGACGACGGACGCCGAGAGTGGCGACTCGCTCCCCGAGGAGGTCGGACTGGAGACGCTGGCGACCGGGTTCGAGATTCCGCTGGACGTGGCGTTCGCGCCCGGCGCCGACCGGCGCTACGTCGCCGACCAGCGGGGTCGCGTCTTCGTCAACGAGGGCGAGGGGGTGCGCGAGGAGCCCTTCCTCGACCTCCGGGAGACCGTCACCGTGGGGAGCGAGACCGGCCTGCTCGGCATCGCGCTCCACCCGGACTTCGCGCAGAACCGCCGCGTCTTCGTCCGGTACAGCGCCCCGCCGCGCGAGGGCACGCCCGACGGCTACAGCCACACCTTCGTCCTCGCGGAGTTCGAGGCGACCGACGACGGTCGCCGAGCGAAGCGCGACTCCGAGGAGACGATTCTCGAAATCCCCGAACCGCAGGGCAACCACAACGCCGGGTCGGTCGTCTTCGGTCCCGACGGTCTCCTCTACGTCGGCGTCGGCGACGGCGGGTCGGGCGGCGACCAAGGCACCGGCCACGTCGAGGACTGGTACGACGCCGTGGAGGGCGGCAACGGACAGGACGTGACCGAGAACCTGTTAGGGAGTGTCTTGCGAATCGACGTGGACGGCGAGGCGTCGGAGACGCCTCGAAACGGAGGCGGTGAAACCGCCGACGGCGGGCAGGGAGGGAAGCCCTACGCCATCCCCGAGGAGAACCCCTTCGCTGGCGACGACAGCGCGGGTCTCCCCGAACACTTCGCGTGGGGCTTCCGGAATCCGTGGCGGATGACCTTCGACCGCGGAGACCTGCTGGTCGCCGACGTGGGCCAGAGCGGTTACGAGGAGGTCTCGCTGGTCAAGCGGGGCGGCAACTACGGCTGGAACGTCAAGGAGGCGACCCACTGCTACTCCGCGGACGACTGCCCGGACAGCACGCCCGAGGACGTGCGCGGCGGGGAACCGCTCGTGGACCCCGTCATCGAGTACCCTCACGGCGGCGAGGGCGTGACCGGCGTCTCGGTCATCGGCGGGGCGGTCTACCGCGGGTCGGCGATGCCCGACCTCTCTGGGGTCTACCTCTTCGCGGACCTCGCGGCCCGCGGGCGACTGTTCGCCGCGACGCCGCCCGAGTCGCGGGGCGGTAACGACGGTGCTGGCGGTGCTGGCGGTGGGTCGGGCGACGGCGACCTCTGGCCGACCCGAGTCGTGGACGTGGCCGACGACGCCGGGAAAGTGAGTCGGGTCTACTCGTTCGGCCGGGACGCCGACGGCGAGGTGTACGTCTTAGCGAGCGGCGACGACGGCGGCGGTCTGCATCGGGTCGTCCCGGCGTAGTCGCGTCTCGCCGACCAAGCGATTCGGGCTCCTGTGGCCCGCGGAACTTTACCGCGTCGGTGACAAGACGAGGGTATGGTCGAACTCCCCGACGAGCGCGAACGCCTCGCGTGGTGGGGCCTCACGTTGGCGGTCGCGGGCGTCTTCGCGTTCGTCCTCTGGTCGTTCGTCGGGACCATCGTGCTGGGCATCTTCATCTACTACGGCGCGCGACCGCTCTACCGGCGGCTCAGGACCGAGTTCTCGTCGGACCACGCCGCCGACCTCACCCTTCTCATCGTCCTCGTGCCGGTGTTCGCGCTGGTCGGCTACACCGTCCTCGTGGGCCTCGACCAGTTGAGCCAACTGACCGGGACCGACCTCGAATCCTACGCCCGGTTCGTGCCGGGGTCGCCCGAGCAGGCGACCGCGCTGGTCGAGAACGCGCGGGGCCTCCTCGGTTCCGGCCCGATGCGGGGCCAGATGGAGCAGGCCCTCTCGGCGGCAATCGGGGTGTTCACGACGCTGACCGGGGGACTCGCCCACCTCGTCCTCGCCTTTCTGCTGGCGTTCACGCTCCTACGCGAGGACGACCGCATCGCGGCGTGGTTCCGCGACCAGTTCGGTGCAGAGGGGTCGGCGGTCTACGCCTACGCCGAGGCCGTGGACGAGGACCTCCGGACGGTGTACGTCGGCAACGTCCTGACCGTCTTCGCGGTCATCGTGCTGGGACTGGTGGTGTACAACGGACTGGACCTCCTCGCGCCGCCCACCATCGGCGTGCCGGTGCCGACCCTCCTCGCACTGCTGACCGGACTGGCGACGCTCGTGCCGCTCGTCGTCGGGAAGATAGTCTACGTGCCCGTTGGCATCTATCTCGCGTATCTGGCCGCGACCGGGCCGGGACCGCTCTGGTTCCCCGCGGTCTTCTTCGGGGCCTGCTTCGTCCTGCTGGACTTGCTTCCGGTCGCGG
It encodes:
- the hisA gene encoding 1-(5-phosphoribosyl)-5-[(5-phosphoribosylamino)methylideneamino]imidazole-4-carboxamide isomerase codes for the protein MTHFPEFEVVPAVDMQDGEVVQLVAGERGTETTYGDPVAAAEQWVERGAETLHLVDLDGAFEGERGNAPAVEAVLDAVGEGVDVQLGGGIRTVEDATDLLGRGVDRVILGTAAVENPEIVAEISAEYPGSVTVSLDAKDGEVVVSGWTEGTGLDPAEAAARYEELGAGAILFTDVDVEGQLAGVQTDRVREVVEAVDIPVVASGGVATLDDVRALRDAGAAAVVVGTALYEGEFTLEEAKSI
- the hisB gene encoding imidazoleglycerol-phosphate dehydratase HisB; amino-acid sequence: MSDRTAAVTRETAETDIDVTLDVDGDGDATVETGVGFFDHMLESFAKHGLFDLTVRCDGDLDIDDHHTVEDVAITLGDAFEEALGDKRGIERFADRKVPLDEAVAGVVVDVSGRPLFEFDGEFSQSSVGEMTSHMAKHFTRSLAMNAGLTLHVAISGENAHHEIEAMFKSLARALDDATRIDERRSDVASTKGQL
- a CDS encoding ACT domain-containing protein, with protein sequence MFDEIMQKFEGSPSQQAVIRLLLERGFSVNDEGRVVSGSIEIPNTQIAREIDVDRRVVDSTTDAILEDEELRRIFQNISSIPSLMDLAPVLDLHVLTVDVSDADRPGIVATITTLLADDGISIRQTVSEDPEFTDDPRLYLVTDEEVPGDLLNELKRLDFVRKIELQ
- a CDS encoding GNAT family N-acetyltransferase — translated: MTADLRLRRYEPSDGDRVLTLEREALEAVDARPDEEGWTDDLRAVEETYIDPGGEFLVGELDGAVVAMGGLKPRDGETAEVTRMRVDPDHHRRGFGEAVLVELEAAAARLGYGELVLETTARQRAAQGLYEKHGYERTDARERGRFEVLTYRKSLDDASP
- a CDS encoding PQQ-dependent sugar dehydrogenase — translated: MTFDSNRRRFLALAGATGAVGLAGCAGDAPSADGNATTEETDSDGTTTGTTDAESGDSLPEEVGLETLATGFEIPLDVAFAPGADRRYVADQRGRVFVNEGEGVREEPFLDLRETVTVGSETGLLGIALHPDFAQNRRVFVRYSAPPREGTPDGYSHTFVLAEFEATDDGRRAKRDSEETILEIPEPQGNHNAGSVVFGPDGLLYVGVGDGGSGGDQGTGHVEDWYDAVEGGNGQDVTENLLGSVLRIDVDGEASETPRNGGGETADGGQGGKPYAIPEENPFAGDDSAGLPEHFAWGFRNPWRMTFDRGDLLVADVGQSGYEEVSLVKRGGNYGWNVKEATHCYSADDCPDSTPEDVRGGEPLVDPVIEYPHGGEGVTGVSVIGGAVYRGSAMPDLSGVYLFADLAARGRLFAATPPESRGGNDGAGGAGGGSGDGDLWPTRVVDVADDAGKVSRVYSFGRDADGEVYVLASGDDGGGLHRVVPA
- a CDS encoding AI-2E family transporter, producing the protein MVELPDERERLAWWGLTLAVAGVFAFVLWSFVGTIVLGIFIYYGARPLYRRLRTEFSSDHAADLTLLIVLVPVFALVGYTVLVGLDQLSQLTGTDLESYARFVPGSPEQATALVENARGLLGSGPMRGQMEQALSAAIGVFTTLTGGLAHLVLAFLLAFTLLREDDRIAAWFRDQFGAEGSAVYAYAEAVDEDLRTVYVGNVLTVFAVIVLGLVVYNGLDLLAPPTIGVPVPTLLALLTGLATLVPLVVGKIVYVPVGIYLAYLAATGPGPLWFPAVFFGACFVLLDLLPVAVLRPYIAGRNIHGGLMIFAYIGGTMLFGWYGLFLGPLLVVVGVHLARIVLPGLVHGEPVTGVVRAAESLGADPETVAEGPTADESGAEEPTTDGGKTGEDEAASEREE